One Streptomyces mobaraensis NBRC 13819 = DSM 40847 DNA segment encodes these proteins:
- a CDS encoding effector-associated constant component EACC1: MGDNIELTVSDPSQMLPLRDWLRGQPGTDVAMAPGRPGHGELGTFDVLVVLASSAGVVEAFRTLPEFFRSRRSGLRIEMTVRGERLVLEATNVDEVMPILERLLDE; encoded by the coding sequence ATGGGGGACAACATCGAGCTGACCGTTTCCGATCCCTCGCAGATGCTTCCGCTGCGGGATTGGCTGCGCGGCCAGCCGGGCACGGACGTGGCCATGGCACCCGGCCGGCCGGGGCACGGGGAGTTGGGCACGTTCGACGTGCTGGTCGTGCTCGCCAGCAGCGCGGGTGTGGTGGAGGCGTTCAGGACGCTGCCGGAGTTCTTTCGCTCGCGGCGGTCGGGCCTACGGATCGAGATGACCGTTCGTGGGGAGCGACTTGTCCTGGAGGCTACCAACGTGGATGAGGTGATGCCGATTCTGGAGCGATTGCTCGATGAGTGA